The Rhipicephalus sanguineus isolate Rsan-2018 chromosome 4, BIME_Rsan_1.4, whole genome shotgun sequence DNA window CTTCGTCCCCTCATAAAGAAAACATGCCTTCTTACAATTTTCAGTTCACATACTACTGCCTTAGATTTTGGTTTGCCGTATACATATTTATTTACTGCTCCTGCACCCATACACAATCTTATTGTAATCTTTTTTCCGAGTAGCGTGAGAATGAAAAGTCGTACGGCCCCTTGTGCACTTAAATGcgtaagatgactcgaaggctaaagccattatcttatttttcttctcagttgttcGTAGTGaccacccctcccccctcttgtAAGCtgtctgcaccttacgtggttttgcggTGCTTCccggatcggcccacctttgacctcgTGACAATGTCATGCGTtgtcgtcatcatgtgacgccatgttatatggcgtcatagtgacgtcctGACGACGACCCAAATTGTGGCGATCTGCGAGGTCACGATGACGctatatggtgacgtcactacATGATGACTTCTTGCATCACTCACGTTTCTTgcctttcgcgtttgatgaggcgtctcaGGCTtccgcctttaaaaaaaaaaaaacaaagttgggTCCCTCGGCAACTCTTGCTCTGATTCGCCACGAAGACCGCAGAATCAGGCGCGCTCCACAAACTAGTCAACGTGCTGATCTAAGGCAGCAGTGCGACGCTGCTTTAACGCCTCGGGTGCtgccggaaaaaagaaaaaagaaaggacacgTGAAAAGCTGTCGAAAGCGAACACACGGTCGCTGGTCAGCAGGGGCCGACGCATGTTTCTGACACATCCTTCGGGAGGGCTTCTTATTAAAGCGTCGAAAGGCGTTGCGTCCCTCCAAAAATCTTGCGCCATCTACTCCACTCTCTGTCTACCATTTCTTAGCCATCGAGAAAACAgagcgagataaaaaaaaagaagtctatGCGTTCAGTGAGGCGGTGCCAATGAAAAGTagagaaaagaaaacgacaaCCGTTCCCGTTCCGCGGAGGCTGATAAAAACGGGACTGTAAGCGTAATGAAGGAAATCTGGGACGGAGAAATAATGGCTTAATAGGGTCATCACCCTCCCACTCGACTCGGCTCCCCCATTCTTCCGCTCCCCCTCAAACCCTGTTCCGACACCTCGCCGCCCCTTTACGGGCGAGCGCGAATAAAATGTTTTACTCGCCGCAAAGTACACCCACACCCCGAAAGCGAACGTCtggtcaacgaaaaaaaaaaaaacacaagggagAAAAGAAGTTAATGAAACGAACACGCGCGACTGAATTCAACCAACCAAAAAAATGGGGGCAAAAAGGGTGGGGCGGGGTGGACCGAGTCCTTCAACGTTTCACTAACGGGCGCAATAAAAATCGTAAAACAGCGCAGCTTCGCACGAAAGCGGCTGAAATTACGACGTCGCCCGCCtcccaccttttttttctttctttctttctttctttctttctttctttctttctttctttctttctttctttctttctttctttctttctttctttctttctttttcacctgCCCTTGCCGTTTGAGCCGTCCACTCTGATACCCCCCGGCATAGGTCCGCTGTCATCGCGACCGTTCCGTTCCCCGGGAGAGTCCGGCTCTCCAAACAGCCACCTCACAAGCCGCTCTGAGCACGAAAAATAAAGGGGGAGAAAAaccgaagagaaaaagaaggaaagaaagggcgTAGTGGAAGAAGACAAAATAGAAACCGAAACTACCACGAAACGCTGAAgcaaaggaagggggggggggggcgggcgagAAAGAGAAACGAACTGTCTCATTAGGGACCGTAGTATACGCCGTAGCTGAGAGAAAACGGGACCTTTACGGGCGTGCGGCATCGATGAAACGACGCGAGGataaaaagagggaaaaaaaaaaggaatagaaacGCTCACGCATCGGCAAGCGATCACAATAAAACCGGACGTCGAGCAAAGTGagataacaaaaagaaagaaaaaagcaaaaaaaaaacaagaaaggaaagacagacaGCGAAAGAGACTAAGTATACGGTCGTTCCCGTAAAACACTACGCCCAGATGTCGCACCTCCGGCAGGAACCATCTTTCATGGAGGCGAGAGAGGGCGAAGGAGAAGTGCTCCCCATGCTCCCCCTTTTTTTCATCCTTTTTTATCCCTGGAATCCCTCTGTCCTCCCTCTTCTTCCCTCGTTCGAGAGGCAATCGAGGCAAAAGCAGGTACACACCACTGGCGCACCGACAAAGTAGGGAAGCTATACCGGGAGGGCCAGGAGAGAAACAGGGACACCGTCGAGTGTTAAGGGAAACTATGgggaaaagaacaaaacaataGGGAATGGGGGAGCTCTTTTGTTACGCAGCGGGGCCCAAGGCGACGAACGAACGAGTGAGTGACGCGCCGAGAACTCGGCCGGATCCACTAAATACGGCCCTGATCACCGCTGGGCCACCCGGGGCGCTGAGATTGGCCCCCCACCTATTTTTCCTCCTCCTCGTGCCCTGGGGTGCAATAGTGTATCGCCGCTTTCCTCGACGCCTTGCCTCTACCATGTACCTCCAATGGCCCGAGCACTGCACGGCTCGCTGCTCGGACCCCTGGCTGTATGCACGTTAGTCGTCCGTTAGGGCGACGCAATATCTGCGCCTGCCGCGGGCCGATCAACCGCTGGCTTCATCTCGTCTCTAGCTGTCGCGCACTTCTGGCTCGAGTGCTTCTGGCGGCGCCATTGTTCCGCCAGCCTATATATGCTGTGGAACCCCATCCGCTGTCACGAACCACTTGGGACGCAACTATAGTATAGTTTATTCatatcgtcgtcgtcgtctctctCTCATAGGAGAAGGTCACTGTGAGACATTGTGGTATATTGGTCTCAATAACAAACGAATGATTACGGAAGGTATAGACCAAAAGGCAGTGAAACGTCGGTATACATTACATAGGCGTGTATTGGACTTGCATGTCAAGAAGCGCCTGCGCTCATACTTGCCATGGAGGTTTGCAGGGTCCGACAATCTTTATGGTAAACGTTACACTACAGCGCCAAGTGCCTATATAcagcaacacaaaaaaaaattctttaatGAGACATCTCATTGACTGATATCTGTCTATAACATCatatcatttcttctttttttttttttcctatgacACACGGAGCACTGAGAGATTTCCCTTCTAGGGCAAGCAGTGGACGGTTGACTCTACGCAGAAACCGGAAGCCAGTGAGTGGTAGCTTATTCCGAATATGCGCCCAAAAAACGAATCCATCACATGCACCGCATCCCGCTTTCCTAAACAAATACTTGTACGTGGCATCAACCACGCGGTCATTCCCGAAAGAGCGCATTCCTAGAGCGTTATAGCGGCACAAAGTCGCTGCTGGGCTCACTGGCGCAGATGGTGAAGTCAAAATATTCTCGTGTAGGAAACGACACAGATATTTAGTTGGGACGAACGCTGCCGCCATTAGCAGCGTTTTGTGTTTACTGCTGACGATTCGCCTACATACAATGTATGCCATTATTTATCCCGCGACGGCCGTTTTGAATGATGAGGCTTTCAACGGGAGCGAGAGTGCGCGTAGGTGCATAGATTTTCCCCTGCAAAGCCGTAAAAGTCATTATGTAAATGTATGGTCTTACTAAAAAAGTTCCTATATGCCGTTTAGCGCGTAGCTTCTCTCCGCTTCAAAAAACCTGTGATACTGGAAAGAACTGGCTCCATCGCTGTGCGCAGCTTTCAAAGAGCGGCCACGCGATCGATCAGGGTTGCCAGTATGGTTACTTTTAACTAAGCTGGTTACTTTTAAAGCCTCTAAGTGCAAGGACTAGCTCCTCTTCGTGTTCGCTACTATTCGGCTACTGTAACACCAGTTTCGTGTATTGAACGACAGAACCAGGTTAGACTGCAGCGAATATTTAAACGTAAAAATCGAAGGCAAACTTTCACGCCCACACGGACAGTGATTATACGATCCCGAGTGATCGCAGAACGTAAAGTACTAACCGCGACTTAACTTTCGCGAAAATTACCATTTGGACTTTCGCGGTCAAGCTTTTGTCTTCGAAACAACTTCAAGAGAGTAATGTCTCGTTTCCGCAAAGAATTAGCAATTGAGGCGGAGCAACAGCATTGTTACCTACGAGAGTGTTCAAAGATGCTGAAGACAAAATACGACGAGATCATTCCTGTCTTCATTGAATGAAAGAAAAGTTTTACCTCTTCCCTGTTGCGTCAAGGGTGGGTTTCAAAACATGTTCACTATTTTCGTGCCAAGACAAACTTCATCGAAAGTCGGGTACTTAAAATATACCTTCCCTTATGTCGATATCAGCTTATACACCAAAAATTACGGTTGCTCTAATCTTTCCATTCTCCTTTCCTCTACAATAACCTACCTTTACTCCATACCAGTGAATACCAACGCATCCCCAGATTCCACTAAGTTGAgcaagagaaagacaaagaaaaaaaatgaagttttATTAAGGCTATAGAACTAGTCTTCGAAGCTATAGCCGACCACATCTTGTATAGAGGAGCCAGAGACACAGTTTGAAGAAGAAAAGGGAAAAGTAATACAAACACATAAAAACTCTCGAAGCGAGCTCGTCGTTATGTGTACAGAGCTTACAGTCAGACGTACCGTAGCAGCTGTAGCAACAGAACGGAAAACAAATGTATACATAGTATACAACAACAGCGACGGAAAGAAGACCTTCGGCGAGTGAAAGAAGCGTTCATTTCCGGCCCTTAATTTGCCGTCTAAGTACTATTCGTTCTTCTTTATTTCCCCGCGGAGTTCGCCGCTCTACTTTTTCTTATATTTCCAACCTCCCCGGCTGAACAAGTTACTTCTACGACGCAGTACAAAGGAAGGACCTTGCAGGTTGGAAGAAAAGCGAACACAAGTCACACAGCAAGAGCGCCACCTTACGGGCACCTTCGTACACTGCGGTCGCTAATGGGTGCACCGTCCCATTTGCCGCGTCCGCCGCGAAACGCTGTGGAAATACcaagggaataaaaaaaaaaagacagagcagCAAAGACGAATGCGAGGCGGAGTTAGAAGCCTACAAATTGCGGACGTGTACCGCGCGCTGCGCTGCGGAAGAGTGCACCTGCGAGAGCAACCTGGCGAAAAAACCGCGCCGCGGGAATTAAGGGTTAGCGGAGACGCTGAGTAAAAACGCGTCGGTGAAACGCACGCAACGTGAGGCACAGTGCGCGTGGCATGATCCCGGAAAAAGTATAATCTTTCATTTCAAAGCCGGTATGCGTAACTCCTTTAGAGCCTCTTCCTGAAATGTAGCGGAGTCACTATTTATAGACCGTAGGTGCGGAATGAAAAATATTGAACTCAACAGAAAGAACGTTAGTGCTAATTAAAAATATGACAATTAACCTTTCTTCGccatttcttccttccttcctttgtgcgtgtgtgtgtaaatgCTATGGCATTCAGAGAAAGCTATTCTGCCCGCACAAGGACACCGAGCGTTGTGCAACGCTCACATACCCTCAAAGAAAATATGAGTCCACATACTAATGAAAGGAGAGAGTTAGCGATGCGACAGCTCAACTCGCGCTGTATGTATAGCGTAAATAAGCAATACCTCAACCATCGTTTCTAATGTTCAGAGAGGTAACACACTAATTGACACGTTGACTGATTTCGATGTTTCAAAGCAACACATGAGGTTACAAAAGACACCAAGATGTAGGCTTCCTGATTAACTATGACCattcatattattattgttaattgATTGTttgactaattaattaattaattaattaattaattaattaattaattgcatTCTCTCCCTTTGTCAAAGCTCTGATGCCGCGGCTGGcaatcgaacgcgcgacctcgCACTCCGCAGCCGAACGCCTTATACGGAGGCACCTGGCAGACGCATCACACTTTTGCTTCGACCCAGAACAGCGAGATGTCAGTCaaagaataaaaaggaaaagaGGCAACACAGCCAGACAGCCCTCCGGCTTCGATTTCGAGATCAGTGCCCTGCCCGGCAACCTGCTGCACGCGTCATATTTCGCCCCAGGATGTGGACGCGCTGTGCGCGGTTGTTGGCCTTAGCGGtcacttctcctcctcctccccctcttcttccttttccaCCATAGCTTTCTCACCGTGCAAAGTACGACTGTCGAATTTCTTACGCTCGAACAGatgcgcgccgttttctttttttttttcgtgcggagCATTTGAGCGTGTACGCAACGTACGCGACGCGATGCACGAGTTTCCTAACCGAGTTATAGCAGCCAGGGCAAGTGCACTGCTTGTTAGCCAACATTTCCATTCCGCGCGCTTATCTAATAACCAAgagatgaaggaaagaaaaaaagataagagACCTAAGCGCGTTGACAAAACTAACAGCTAAAGCATCCGCATTCAccgtatatctatatatatatatatatatatatatatatatatatatatatatatatatatatatatatatatatatatatatatatatatacggtataATGCGCCGACTCGGAGAAAAGGCGCGGAACTAAAAAGCATTTTAGGTCACggctcgcgagaaaaaaaaacaagaaaaacaaatagaCGGAGAGAATTGCGAAAGGCGGCTTGAACGAGAAACGATGGCAGCAACAAAACCGTCAGGAGCAAGAATGGCGACAAACGAGGCCgtaaaagaagaagacgttgcgAGCAGCGGAGACAAACGCGCCGAGAGATGTAACAAACGTGGCTTTGGGCCACGAAGGCACAGACATCTGTGCAGAAAGAAgcgataaaagagagagagagagatctagAGAGAGACGGACAAGGTGAAGCCTAACGgatctgtgcgtgcgtgcgtatgcgtgtgtgtgcgtgtgtgtgtgtgcggagaaagagagcgagagagagaaagaggtctAGGGCAGCGTACGTAGGAAGTGCGCACGAAGAAACAGAACAGACCGGACAGCTACATGCGCACTTATACACCGATCTGGAATCGCCGAGGTCTCGACATATCGTGAGAGTCGCACGAAGTGCgcgataaacaaacaaacaaaaaaagacgggaTAACACAAAGTCACCGAGAGAACGGTCGGCTAACTGCGAGGGAGTTGTTTATGAACCGTGACAGACGATACAGAAGGACCCATTGATGACGAAACTTAAGGTATCACCAGCGCGGGAAGGGAAAGTGAAAGtaaaagggtgaggaggaagcaTTCGGGAGTTGGGAAACACTGCCTCGGTGGGAGACCTCCACTATAATGTAACAGAGCGGAGCGAACCAAAGaacgaacacaagaaaaaaagacatgcaaGTGGGAaatcacagagagagagagagagaagccgcGGGACTGGAGATAATGGGCGAAGAAAGGCGATGCCCCGCGTTCCCTGTCAGCCAACTCCCTTTCGGGAGAAGAGGCGTGCGCGCGTGACGGCGGGGAAATAAAAGCCTCTCTTTTGGGGATAAGAAGAGGATAAAATGGGGGAGACGAGGCCGCGTATACGTGGTATGCAGTCTTCGCGTGTAACAAGAAACAACACCCGCGCGCGCATCGCGAGAGGCGAACGAACGCGAATCTTTAGGGAGCGCAGCGCTGATTAGGCCGAAAGAGGGAGACACGAAATGGGGAGGGCGGGTCACGCCCGCAGGCAGAACACGTATACGGCCGGCTCCGGTTTCGATTCTCGCCCGGTTGCGACGGCACGTACGGCCGTCACCTCCTCGACACTACaaagccccctccccccacatCGCGGGTCACTCGGAGCTAGAACTCCGCTTGCTGGAGAAAGCTACAGAGATAGACAGAAGCGCACTTCACAGtattctctttctctcactctctgggAGCTGCGTATAGAAAGGGAGAATTTCGTCACTAGGGCTCTTCGAACTAGCCCCGCAGCGGTGCCTCCCAAAGTTCAGTAGGGGCGAAACGAATACACCCGCGGAGGCAAGTTAATTAGTTGCCGCTCTTTTTGGACACAACAAGATGTGCGACACAAAGGTTTGCTTCTGGCTTTCCAAAAGGCTGTCGATTCTGAGCGCACCAGATAGCACGCTTCGCCGTGTAGCATGCTCTCGTCGTCTCTTAAATACGGTAGTATCGCGGAATCGGGGGCTATGCGCACAACAAAacatgttttaaaaagaaagaaaacgaaagaatgaATGTAAAGTTCACATGCAAACTCCGCGTGAAACCACACCAGCGTCACGCTTTAAACGGCACTCCAACGTGGCATTACATCCCCGCAATCTTTTCATGTATACTATCTTATCAACCAAGAAAAACTGTATTCGTATGTTTTCGAGGCACTCCCAGAGTCGGGTATGTGTCTCGTAATCGAATTTCCAGGTTTGTAGGAAGCATCTCTCATAGCCCACCCGTATATttggcaaaaaaatcacagcatatccacggagtgaatgatgatgagtgggcgaagctgcggaggttcatctgtaaaccgtgaatcttccgtgaattctgcccagtacatcatcaccgacgtgagatcgggcgcgtttatactaaaggttcgatgagagttatgacgacttgcagctcactttaattttacatgtacgctgtgaattttcattgtttagaaaaccattgctttagaaaacatctggcgtctttcgttaagcagctggcgtcttttcgttttgctttagaaacatctggcgtcttttcgttttgctgttagaaaacatctggtgtctttcgttggtttatttcatcaatcaacggcgttttgaacaaaatttttattgtttaatcacgcacaggagaaatctcaccaggcactaccttggaggtaaacaatggctgctaatgggaatgagagacagaagaagtcggcttttagctaacacttacacttctacttctactaacgtttcctactgtaacatgtcaatggctgctaatggggaatgagagacagaagaattcggcttttagttaacgcgcacgctgcgaattttttattgttcaacaacgcacaggagaaatctcccaccggcaccaccttggagatcaagatctggtactagcgttaagactggttacgcactacgacggggacgaacgggtgccgctttaaggagcttcgcccctaaaaataaaggCCATTAAGAATTAATATTTCGCAAATTCATATGACGGATCCATAATCAGAATCGTGCACAGAACTTATGTGATACACAAGAATTTATTAGGGTCGACAGTCACACATAGGGATGTACCTAGGCAGAAATTTATCTTGAGcaagtggtggtggtggggggggagggggtccctTTTATTGTTAATGCATctgtttttatgtatatatatataacaaacaAAATGTTCCGGGAGGCGGAGGGAAGGTGTGCAAACACCAACCCCACCCTCCCTTTATGGTTACATGAATGGACAAACACCTTACAGCCCTATGACAGTGTATTGCTCCAGATATGGCCGAGGACAAGTCTGCATATCCAAGTGTCAGCTATCAAACATCTCCCTCACCCTCCAAACCTTACCAAAATAATCCCCCTTTACAGAAATGCAATGGAATGGAAGGCTGATGTGACATGCTACCACCACAACAATAAAAACGCGACTTCAAGTGATGATGCATTTACTGCAGCTGTTTGTGATCTGCAGGGTGCCCAGATTGAGAAGGCGTCACACTTCGACTACGAGTTCTTTCTGGGCCACAAGATCGTGTTCATCTGTGTGGCGCGCGGCGTGCCTCGGCCCCGCATCACCTGGTACAAGGACGGCATCGAGATATTCGCTCACCCATACATGCAGGTACAGCCACAGTTAGGCTACTAGTACGTATATTTGAACATGTATCTGCAGCACACAATTTGACTTTGGTGGAAAGCAAAAAGTCAGACTAAAGCCTCCTCGAGATGGCTTATGGGTACACGCACGTCTATGTATCTACATTTATCCAAAAAAAGCAGTATTACTGTCACTTGATGACAGATTTGTAAATACTACACTCAGTGACACATCTTCAGCCTGGTAACATCTTTACATTTACGTGACCGGCACCATGACCAGATCGTAGGAAAAGTTTTCGTGCTTGGTGCATTCTGTTGCACGAACCTCCATTGATCTGAAGGCTCATTAAACATCTATGATCGGACCGGAACAGTTGCAACATGATGTGTGACATACTCGCAACAGCTTTGTTCAAGTTTCTGCATAAGAGGCCTGCCTCTAAGCGGAAACATACCTTTCACAGGGAGTACAGCAAAGCAATAGTGTGTATTATATTGAGTCACTCTCAGTGACTGTAAGAAATATGCATGCTTATAGATGTTCCTGTATTTGAACCATATTAATATGTGTCTGACAGGCTCCCCACAGCATCATCTTTAGAGCTGCCCAGTCAATTTTGTGTGTAATGCAATAACTcaagccaggaattttttcatGGGAGAAGCACATTTTTCAACGACCGTGCCACGTAGTGATTGATTGCCAACATGCAATCTGCAGCATACGTTTTAGTGTACATTGTACAAATAGTTTAAAACCTAGTCACACACGCAAAATGTTCTACTGTGAATAAATATCCCTCCCTGTTGTAAAACCTCACCCCCACTTCCAACCTCTCTAAAACTTGCAGTCCATCCTGCAAATATCCGAGTGGCAGCTAGAAGGAGATCGAATCAAGAGCAAGCTTGAAATTGACCCGGCAAGACAGATGGACTCTGGCAACTACGAATGCCAGGCTGACAACAAGTACGCCATCGACAGCCGGACCTTCAAAGCCGACTTCAGCTCCTTGGGCAGCTAGGCTGCAGCTGGTTCCTTGAAACAAGTACGACGGCAGGTACTATCACAAGACAAGTGCCACATCCAACCGACACATGCACCCACTAAGAATACCCACATTAATCAGGCCATAAATACTGCTGAGCGAAAGCAACATGCATCTTTCAATGCGGCACAGTGGATGATTATGCACATGAAAGGTTTGATTCCACCAACAACTGAAAGAAAGTCCGAAAGGAAATCAAGCGATTTGGTTTTTACTTGACTAGCGTTATACAAATGGAAGaacagaaacttctcagaaagCAAGCCGCACACCAATTGACAAACTGTAGACTATCCTGTCGCAAACCTAAAACTAATATTGTCCTGGCTGAAAGATCTCCATCATTTACCAATTTCATTCCTTCGGTTATCGCAAGTGAGGCATCCAATCTGCCAACACATTACGAAGCAGAGAAAGGACAAACATGACTCGCTTTTGAGTGAATTAGAAGAAGTAAGGACAATGCtttcaaggttttttttttctttatcattatGCTTTAAACTTACAGAGTTCTGCCTGTTGCTCATCTAGCTCTCGAATCATATAGGTACTCAAATCGTAGAGGCACGCCTGCGCTGTAAATAGTCCAATTCTAATCAGCCTTCACTCCATCCACTTATAGCAAAGCCACACATAACACAGAAAACCAACAAAAATGGACACTCATAGAGCTTACTACACCTGAACACCCGCTGCTTTGTAGGGTGTTGTTTCCTGTCCTAAAACAGACTACGGGATAGCAAAAACAAGAAGAGTACTATCAAAAAGAAGTAGCACTCAGCTCCTATCAGCAATCAACTTATCATAAACGCTTACTTCTTTCTAAAAAGCTTAAATTCAGAACCTATTGCATCTGAAGATTATTTATATGGAGAAATAAATACGAAACAAGCTCACATTAACAAACCGCAAAACACTACATCTCATAAACTTCACACTGGACAAACAAATTGCAAACATATGCAGGAATTCTTTCTAATGACAATGAAAACGATCTGAGGGGGAAAAAATGTTATCAATGTGAAGATAAGTTTTTAAACCTAAGACTACTAAACCAAGCTCTCCGCACTGTTAAGACTTTAAGGCCCGACAAATTTTCAACATGACACTACAGAAATAGTTGGCAAAGACCAATGTCACACACGCAAGCAAGATGGTGGGTTCCATTCACTCACATTCACGAGTGTTTCTTCATTAGCACCATTATCGTGTAGCGCAAACATTCACAGCTCGCACAAGAGTGTAGTAGACACAACAGGTATGCTTGTTTCCCGTTTAAAACTAACAGAACAACACCAAGACACACGTGTGCCACCCAGTGATCACTGTTTCCCAGTACCTGTCAGTGCCAAACTCTCTTTCGTGCCGAAGATAAAACAGGTGTCTTATGCTTGGTACAAAATGCCAAACACAAAACAGCATGTGCATTACAAGTTCCCTCATTGCGCATCCTGTGTGTAGCTCTCTAGCAGCTCAGCTCGTGTGTCCCTGATTGTTGAAAATAAAACAGAGTTCAGTCAGCTGTTCTCCCGTTGTTGCTGCGCATCTTATGTGTATGTGTTACAGAATGTTTGCTTTTCTTAGACAAATGTCACTGCAGTTATACAGAAAAGATACTTGCAGGACGCAAGTTTCGTGCAAAGGCACAGACGCTGTATGTGTTTCACACACTCAAATACTGCTTGTACACGAAGTGAAGAGTTATATGCCCTGTTGTGAATCCTCAGCATGAATACTTATCGTGAAGGCACTTGTGCTTCAtacgttttgtgtgtgtgtgtgtgtgtgtgtgtgtgtttgttcctTCCTGTGCATAAGAAGGTCAGCCATAGCGATAACGGCTGTTAATGAATCATTAATGGAATCCTTATATGACACAAGTACATCAGTGATTAGCTGGTACCAAAACACTAGTAAATACTAGTAAACACAGATGCACACACTGCCAAATGGCAAatcacacctcccccccccccctgacaagCAACATACCAT harbors:
- the LOC119389745 gene encoding immunoglobulin domain-containing protein oig-4; this encodes MSSRLLACWLALAVALTLLLSEAQGAKGRGGKRGRGRMRSSGSARYIFYTHPKRKEYYDNPNGAQIEKASHFDYEFFLGHKIVFICVARGVPRPRITWYKDGIEIFAHPYMQSILQISEWQLEGDRIKSKLEIDPARQMDSGNYECQADNKYAIDSRTFKADFSSLGS